The following are from one region of the Silene latifolia isolate original U9 population chromosome 9, ASM4854445v1, whole genome shotgun sequence genome:
- the LOC141601519 gene encoding uncharacterized protein LOC141601519 encodes MGPVWYLGERLARQCSQGALTVPIDPPRTMFREPTEAEREADLAGASGDDLLLPGEDYSAFLYGRLAYWPVVEVEAAGIEPPVYPETLEYTDATGRTTISELRDFDVAVTDAGLDDWQHLIRRVAPSRFVALWRVANRLRATAIEALVGGRGRQGDRELERELAQSREETARLSRELEFRDAEIAALMARVAELQGAQQ; translated from the exons atgggtcctgtgtggtatctgggcgagcgtttggctcgtcagtgctctcagggcgcgttgacggttcccattgaccctccgaggacgatgttcagggagcctactgaggctgagagggaggcggacctggctggtgccagtggtgacgaccttcttctgcctggcgaggactactcagcgttcctttacgggaggttggcgtactggccagtagtg gaggttgaggcggcgggcatcgagcccccagtgtaccccgagactcttgagtacactgacgcgactgggaggacgacgatctccgagttgcgtgacttcgacgtagctgtgacggatgctggcctagacgactggcagcatctgattcggagg gtcgcgccatctcggttcgtggcactatggagggtggccaaccggctacgagctaccgccatcgaggcactcgtcggtggtcgaggtcgtcag ggtgaccgcgagctggagcgagagttggcccagtcccgggaggagacggctcgcttgtcgagggagctcgagtttcgggacgccgagattgctgctcttatggcgagggttgctgagttgcagggtgcccagcagtag